The Flavobacterium commune genome contains a region encoding:
- a CDS encoding endonuclease III domain-containing protein, giving the protein MDLFSDTIDWKEELNPILNKYKSRKHPLKYRNLYELVIMVILSAQDSDENINRITPNFFDAFPNIENLTKTKVEAIFPYILQVKFYENKAKWIINLAMTIKKEENIPLTMRELTSIKGIGRKSANVIMKEAGETLEGIMTDLHVLRVVPRIGIVNPTKDGLKAEKQLMAVLPKEIWNEIGMAISFLGREICRPKPKCSECPINSVCKYPKKSI; this is encoded by the coding sequence ATGGACTTATTTAGTGATACAATAGATTGGAAAGAAGAATTAAATCCAATCCTGAATAAATACAAATCAAGAAAACACCCGCTAAAATACCGTAATTTATACGAATTAGTAATTATGGTCATTTTATCTGCTCAAGATTCAGATGAAAATATTAACAGAATAACCCCTAATTTCTTTGATGCTTTTCCAAATATAGAAAATTTAACAAAAACAAAAGTTGAAGCTATATTTCCATATATTCTTCAGGTTAAATTCTACGAAAACAAAGCTAAATGGATTATCAACTTAGCGATGACCATCAAAAAAGAGGAAAATATTCCTCTAACAATGAGAGAATTAACCAGTATAAAAGGAATTGGTCGAAAATCAGCCAATGTAATTATGAAAGAAGCTGGAGAAACATTAGAAGGAATAATGACTGACCTTCATGTTCTCCGGGTAGTTCCAAGAATCGGAATAGTTAATCCAACAAAAGACGGATTGAAAGCAGAAAAACAATTAATGGCTGTTTTACCAAAAGAAATTTGGAACGAAATCGGCATGGCAATTTCATTCTTAGGAAGAGAAATATGCAGACCGAAACCTAAATGTTCAGAATGCCCGATAAATTCAGTTTGTAAATATCCCAAAAAATCCATTTAA
- a CDS encoding glycogen synthase, with the protein MEIFHISAECYPVAKVGGLADVVGALPKYQSNAGHKLRVVMPCYETKFRDENEFECVHWGAVQLGNFSFPFSVLKEKTDKLGFELYLIEIPELFDRKDVYGYEDDIERFVSFQIATLDWIIGRETMPNVVNCHDHHTGLIPFMMQNCHKYHKLFNTPSMITIHNGLYQGKFSFEKLNYFPEFDLGHVKILEWDNCINSLAVGVKCAAAVTTVSPSYLNEINYSANGLESLFNLVRYKSKGILNGIDVQVWDPAKDKMLEKNYSVSNFEKGKQQNKEILCTLFNLDPTKPLFSFIGRLWDEKGGDLLPQASALALSENYKEINILILGSGNVNIENQLNSLLVDYKGNYNTFIGYNEELAHLIYAGADFLLMPSRVEPCGLNQMYSLRYGTIPIVRRTGGLKDTVIDFGDNGNGICHDQSSVGDICYSIQRAVSLYKDKEQLNQIRKKGMSTDHSWEKASQEYIEMYNLILNKI; encoded by the coding sequence ATGGAAATATTTCATATTAGTGCAGAGTGCTATCCGGTAGCTAAAGTAGGTGGTTTAGCTGATGTAGTAGGAGCCTTGCCAAAATACCAAAGTAATGCTGGTCATAAATTGCGGGTTGTAATGCCTTGTTATGAAACTAAATTCAGGGATGAAAATGAGTTTGAGTGTGTGCATTGGGGGGCGGTTCAGTTAGGGAATTTTAGTTTTCCTTTTAGTGTTCTTAAAGAAAAGACAGATAAGCTTGGTTTTGAATTGTATTTAATTGAAATACCTGAGCTTTTTGATAGAAAAGATGTTTATGGTTATGAGGATGATATTGAGCGTTTTGTTTCTTTTCAGATTGCAACTTTAGATTGGATTATTGGAAGAGAAACGATGCCAAATGTTGTTAATTGTCATGATCATCATACAGGTTTGATTCCGTTTATGATGCAAAATTGTCATAAGTACCATAAATTATTTAATACACCTTCGATGATTACTATTCACAATGGTTTGTATCAAGGGAAGTTTAGTTTCGAAAAGTTGAATTATTTTCCTGAATTTGATTTAGGTCATGTGAAAATTTTAGAATGGGATAATTGTATTAATTCATTGGCTGTTGGGGTCAAATGTGCTGCTGCTGTTACCACTGTTTCTCCAAGTTATTTGAATGAAATAAATTATTCGGCAAATGGTTTAGAATCACTTTTTAATCTTGTTCGTTATAAATCGAAAGGAATTTTGAATGGCATTGATGTACAAGTTTGGGATCCGGCAAAAGATAAAATGTTAGAAAAGAATTATTCTGTCTCCAATTTTGAGAAAGGAAAACAACAGAATAAAGAAATTCTTTGTACACTTTTTAATCTTGACCCAACCAAACCTCTGTTTAGTTTTATAGGTAGATTATGGGATGAAAAAGGAGGCGATTTATTACCACAGGCTTCGGCTTTAGCCTTGTCTGAGAATTATAAAGAGATTAATATTTTGATATTAGGTTCGGGAAATGTAAATATTGAGAACCAATTGAATAGTTTATTAGTCGATTATAAAGGAAATTACAACACATTTATAGGTTACAATGAAGAATTAGCGCATTTAATATATGCAGGAGCTGATTTCTTGTTGATGCCCTCACGAGTAGAACCTTGCGGATTGAATCAAATGTACTCTTTAAGATATGGAACTATTCCTATTGTTAGGAGAACAGGAGGATTGAAAGATACTGTGATTGATTTTGGAGACAATGGAAATGGAATTTGTCATGACCAATCTTCGGTTGGAGATATTTGTTATTCAATTCAAAGGGCAGTTAGCTTGTACAAGGATAAAGAGCAATTAAATCAAATTAGAAAAAAAGGAATGAGCACCGATCATTCCTGGGAAAAAGCCAGTCAGGAATATATAGAAATGTACAACTTAATACTTAACAAAATATGA
- a CDS encoding glucose-1-phosphate adenylyltransferase, with protein sequence MKAKRKNVIAIILGGGQGSRLYPLTETRSKPAVPVGGKYRLVDIPISNCMNSDIYRMFVLTQFNSASLNAHIKNTYVFSAFSQAFVDILAAEQTPDNPTWFQGTADAVRQCMPHFLNHNFDYALILSGDQLYQMDFNDMLEEHIKKEADITIATLPVNAKDAPEFGILKTNSDSCIESFIEKPAKELLPDWESDVSEEMKAEGKNYLASMGIYIFNKQLLVDLMANPDTKDFGKEIIPQAVGKNKILSYQYEGYWTDIGNIDSFFEANIGLTEDVPKFNLFDDVNKIYTRPRMLPPSKFKNTMVDKSLISEGCILNAKEIVHSVIGIRSRIGKDSVVKNTYVMGNDFYQSIEDMEVDSKNNKILVGIGEGCYINNALVDKNCRIGNNVYINGGSHLENTTTDLYAIKDGIVVIKKGVTLPDNFRIE encoded by the coding sequence ATGAAGGCAAAAAGAAAAAATGTTATTGCTATTATCTTAGGAGGAGGACAGGGATCCAGATTATATCCATTGACAGAAACGAGATCAAAACCAGCAGTACCAGTTGGGGGGAAATATAGATTGGTAGATATTCCTATTTCAAATTGTATGAATTCAGATATTTATAGAATGTTTGTTTTGACACAATTTAATTCGGCTTCATTGAATGCACATATCAAAAATACTTATGTTTTTAGTGCGTTTAGTCAGGCTTTTGTAGATATATTAGCAGCTGAACAAACTCCGGATAATCCAACCTGGTTTCAGGGAACTGCCGATGCAGTAAGACAATGTATGCCTCATTTTTTGAACCATAATTTTGATTACGCTTTGATTTTATCGGGAGACCAGTTGTATCAAATGGATTTTAATGATATGCTTGAAGAGCACATTAAAAAAGAAGCTGATATTACCATTGCTACATTGCCGGTTAATGCCAAAGATGCTCCTGAATTTGGAATATTAAAAACAAATAGTGATAGTTGTATAGAATCTTTTATTGAAAAACCTGCTAAAGAATTATTACCAGACTGGGAATCGGATGTGAGTGAAGAAATGAAAGCAGAGGGTAAAAATTATCTGGCTTCTATGGGTATTTATATTTTTAACAAACAACTTTTGGTGGATTTAATGGCTAATCCTGATACAAAAGATTTTGGTAAAGAAATTATTCCGCAGGCTGTTGGGAAGAATAAAATTCTTAGTTACCAATACGAAGGTTATTGGACTGATATTGGAAATATTGATTCATTCTTTGAAGCAAATATAGGATTGACTGAGGATGTGCCTAAGTTTAATTTGTTTGATGATGTTAACAAAATCTATACAAGGCCTCGAATGTTACCGCCATCTAAGTTTAAAAATACAATGGTAGATAAATCCTTAATTTCTGAAGGTTGTATTTTAAATGCTAAAGAAATAGTGCATTCGGTTATTGGAATTCGTTCTCGAATAGGAAAAGATTCAGTTGTTAAAAATACTTATGTAATGGGTAATGATTTTTATCAAAGTATTGAAGACATGGAAGTAGATTCTAAAAATAATAAAATATTAGTTGGTATAGGAGAAGGTTGCTATATCAATAATGCTTTAGTAGATAAAAATTGCCGAATTGGGAATAATGTTTACATTAATGGTGGTTCTCATTTAGAAAATACTACTACTGATTTGTATGCCATAAAAGATGGAATTGTCGTTATTAAAAAAGGTGTGACTTTGCCTGATAATTTTAGAATTGAATAA
- the glgB gene encoding 1,4-alpha-glucan branching protein GlgB, with product MSKVISHSLFTDFDINLFKAGKHFRLYEKLGAHLMELNGVQGVYFAVWAPTAHSVSVVGDFNFWTQGEHELYVRWDSSGIWEGFIPNISKGANYKYKILSNNDGLVTEKADPFAFYCEKPPHTASVVWDLNHDWDDSKWMKTRKEHNDLDKPYSVYEVHLGSWKRGEGNRFLTYLELAEDLVAYVKEMGFTHVEFMPVMEYPYDPSWGYQLVGYFAPTSRFGNPQDFMVLVDKLHQAGIGVILDWVPSHFPDDAHGLGFFDGSNLYEHPDRRKGYHPDWKSLVFNYGRNEVRSFLISNALFWLQHYHIDGLRVDAVASMLYLDYSRNDGEWEPNIFGGNENLDTISFLKEFNEVVYSNYEGVQTIAEESTSFPMVSRPTSVGGLGFGMKWMMGWMHDTLKYFQKATVYRKYHQNDLTFSMTYAFTENFMLPLSHDEVVYGKKSIADRMPGDEWQKFANLRLLYGYMFTHPGGNLLFMGGEFGQMAEWNFQESLDWHLLQYPVHNGVKELIKDLNQLYKSQPALYQKQFSHEGFEWINYSDHQNAVLSYIRKGNNSKDDLIVVCNFTQIVRKNYRIGVPKKGKLTEIFNSDSEKYQGSNVLNTADLKIESSPYGGRDYSVELLLPPLSVTVFKIL from the coding sequence ATGAGTAAAGTTATCTCGCATTCCCTTTTTACTGATTTTGATATTAACTTATTCAAAGCTGGAAAACATTTTAGATTGTATGAAAAGTTAGGTGCTCATTTAATGGAATTAAATGGAGTACAAGGTGTATATTTTGCAGTTTGGGCACCAACTGCCCATTCGGTTTCTGTTGTGGGAGATTTTAATTTTTGGACACAAGGTGAACACGAACTTTATGTACGCTGGGATTCTTCGGGTATATGGGAAGGTTTTATTCCTAATATATCCAAAGGCGCAAATTATAAGTACAAAATACTTTCTAATAATGATGGTTTAGTTACTGAAAAAGCGGATCCATTTGCTTTTTATTGCGAAAAACCCCCACATACAGCTTCTGTAGTTTGGGATTTAAATCATGATTGGGATGACTCCAAATGGATGAAAACCCGCAAAGAACATAATGATTTAGATAAACCTTATTCGGTTTACGAGGTGCATTTAGGTTCCTGGAAACGCGGCGAAGGAAATCGGTTTTTGACTTATCTGGAATTAGCTGAAGATTTAGTTGCTTACGTAAAAGAAATGGGATTTACTCATGTTGAGTTTATGCCTGTAATGGAATATCCTTATGATCCTTCATGGGGGTATCAATTAGTTGGTTATTTTGCTCCAACCTCCCGTTTTGGAAACCCACAGGATTTCATGGTTTTGGTAGATAAATTACATCAGGCAGGAATAGGAGTTATTCTGGATTGGGTACCTTCTCATTTTCCCGATGATGCTCATGGATTAGGTTTTTTTGACGGTTCCAATCTTTATGAACATCCTGATCGTCGAAAAGGCTATCATCCCGATTGGAAAAGTTTAGTATTTAATTATGGAAGAAACGAAGTTCGCTCTTTCCTGATTAGTAATGCTTTGTTTTGGTTACAACATTATCATATAGATGGATTAAGGGTTGATGCTGTTGCTTCGATGCTTTATTTGGATTATTCCAGAAATGATGGAGAATGGGAACCTAATATTTTTGGAGGAAATGAAAATCTGGATACTATTAGTTTTCTAAAAGAATTCAATGAGGTAGTTTATTCTAATTATGAAGGAGTACAGACTATTGCTGAAGAAAGTACTTCTTTCCCGATGGTTTCCCGACCTACATCGGTAGGAGGACTCGGTTTTGGGATGAAATGGATGATGGGATGGATGCACGACACCTTAAAATATTTTCAAAAAGCAACAGTATATAGAAAGTATCATCAAAACGATTTAACTTTTTCAATGACGTATGCTTTCACCGAAAACTTTATGTTGCCTTTGTCTCATGATGAAGTGGTGTATGGTAAGAAATCTATTGCCGATAGAATGCCGGGTGATGAATGGCAGAAATTTGCCAATTTACGTTTGCTTTACGGTTATATGTTTACACATCCGGGAGGAAATTTACTTTTCATGGGAGGCGAATTTGGTCAAATGGCTGAGTGGAATTTTCAGGAAAGTTTAGACTGGCATTTATTGCAATATCCAGTTCATAATGGTGTAAAAGAGCTTATTAAAGATTTGAATCAATTATACAAATCCCAACCAGCTTTGTATCAAAAACAATTTAGTCATGAAGGTTTTGAATGGATTAATTATTCGGATCATCAAAATGCGGTGCTTTCTTATATTCGAAAAGGAAATAATTCAAAAGACGATTTGATTGTAGTGTGCAATTTTACCCAAATTGTTCGTAAGAATTACCGAATAGGTGTTCCAAAAAAAGGAAAACTGACTGAAATTTTTAATAGCGATTCAGAGAAATATCAGGGAAGTAATGTGCTGAATACAGCCGATTTAAAAATTGAATCTTCACCTTACGGAGGAAGAGATTATTCGGTTGAATTGTTGTTGCCTCCCTTGAGTGTGACTGTTTTTAAAATTTTGTAA